The Streptomyces sp. NBC_00162 sequence GACCGACTGGGGTGCCTGGGAGGCGAGGTAGAGGCCGATGACCACCTGGGTGGTCAGGGCGTACGTCGTGTACTTGATCGGCAGTTCGGTGGAGCCGGGGACCGCGATGGCCACCGCGACGAGGATCAGCGCGGGGACGCACATCACCGCGAAGAGGATCATCGGCAGCACCTTGGACTTGGCGGAGCGGCCGAGTCCGTAGGCGCCGCGCAGGGACTGCGAGAACAGCGACTTGCGGGCGTAGCCGCGGCCGAGCCGGGGACCGTCGTAGGACCGGTAGCCGATGTTGTGGATCTGGGTCGAGGTGTCAGGCGCCATCGGAACCGGCTCCCTTCTGCTGGATGGGCTGCGCGGGCTGTTCGTTGTCGCGGAAGACCTCCGCGATGTGGTGGCGGCGCTGTTCCATGCGGACCAGGCCGATACCGAGGTCGGCGACGGTGTCGCGGACCGTGTCGTACGTGTCCTCGCCCGTGGCCTCGACCAGGAGGATGTGGCCGGCACCGGGCAGGCCCTGCTCCTCGGCCGCGTGCAGGGCGATGCCCGCCTCGGTGAGTGCCTTGCGCAGGGCGGCGGTGCCGTCCGGGTGCGCGTCGGAGTCGGTGACCTCGACCGCGAGGGTCGTGGTGATCTGGGTGAAGTCGCTGGTGGAGCTGGAGCGCAGCAGCTTGCCGCCGTCGACGACCACGACGTGGTCGCAGGTCCGCTCCAGCTCGCCGAGGAGGTGGGAGGTGACCAGGACGGAGATGCCGAAGTCGGTGTAGACGCGGCGGATCAGGCCGAGCATCTCGTCACGGCCGACCGGGTCGAGCCCGTTGGTGGGCTCGTCGAGGAGGACCAGCTGTGGGTCGTGGACGAGCGCCTGGGCCAGCTTCACGCGCTGCTTCATGCCCGTGGAGTAGCCGCCGATGGGGCGGTAGCGCTCCTCGTAGAGCCCCACGTGGCGCAGGGTGTCCGCGGTGCGCTCACGGGCGGCGGTGGGCGGGAGCCCGGACATGCGGGCCATGTGGACGACGAACTCGGTGGCCGAGACGTCGGGTGGCAGGCAGTCGTGCTCGGGCATGTAGCCGACGCGTTCACGGATGGCGCTGCCATGCGTGGTGACGTCGAGGCCGAGCACGGCGGCGCTGCCCTCGGTGGCGGGGGACAGTCCCAGCAGGATCTTGATCAGCGTGGACTTGCCGGCTCCGTTGGCACCCACGAGGCCGGTCACACCAGGCCCGATGTCCAGGGAGAGCCGGTCGAGGGCGGTCACTCGGGGGTACCGCTTGCTCAGGCTTTCGGTCGCGATGACAGTCACGGCTTCGACGTTAGTGGCGCAGCTCCCGCGAAACGTCAGACCTTGAGCTGGATCCGGTCTCAGCCTTCAGGCGTACATGCCCGTACTGGAGGCTGATGTGGACCGGACAACTTTGTCCACAGGTCTGTGCACGGCCCTTGACGTGATCTCCGGTCATTGTCACATTCATCAGTGTCAACTTACGGGCACGTACGGCGACCGAGACGGGTGCTGAACATGGCAGGGGACGATTTTCGCGGGTTCAGGGAAGTGCAGCGCCTCTCCTACGAGTGCGCGGAGACCGTCGCCGCGCAGCTGCGCCCCGGGATGACCGAGCGCGAGGCCGCGCGGATGCAGCGGGAGTGGCTGCGCGAGCGCGGGGTGCGCGACTGGTTCCACCTGCCCTTCGCCTGGTTCGGGGACCGCACCGCCTTCGCGAACTTCCGTATCCCGCTGCAGTTCTTCCCGACGAACCGGAAGCTGGAGCCGGGGATGCCCTTCATCCTCGACATGGCCCCGGTCTACAAGGGCTACGCGGCGGACATCGGGTACTCGGGCAGCCTCGGACTCAATCCGGTGCAGGACCGGCTCATGTCCGATCTGCAGGCCCACCGCACCCTGATCCTGGAGCAGGTGCGGGAGCGCCGCTCCCTGCGCGAGATCTACGAGAACGTCGAGCGGCTCATGAACCGGCAGGGGTACGCCAACCGGCATCGCGCCTACCCCTTCGGCGTGATCGCGCACAAGATCGACCGGGTCAAGGAGCGGCGCTGGTCCCCGACGGCGTTCGGGTTCGGCACCCAGTCCCTGAAGGGGCTGGCCTCCGACGCCCTGCACGGGCACCGTGAGGGATGGTCCCCGCTGTGGAGCCCGTACCACTTCTCCGACCACCCGCCGCAGCCCGGCCTGTGGGCGGTGGAGCCGCATCTGGGCTTCCGGGGCACCGGTGCGAAGTTCGAGGAGATCCTGGTCGTCACCGACTCCCGGGACCCCGAGGAGAGCGCGTTCTGGCTGGACGACGATCTGCCGCACGTGCGGCGCTGGGCTGAGGAGAAGGCGGCATGAGCAGCATGAACGGGACGGGTACGGCGGGACCGGCGGGCGCGCGCGAGCGCTGGGTGAGCACCGGCGGGGTGGAGCTGTGCGTGGCCGAACTCGGCGACGCCGACCAGCCCACGGTGGTCCTGGTGCACGGCTACCCGGACAGCAAGGAAGTCTGGTCGGAGGTCGCCGAGCGGCTGGCCGCCCGTTTCCACGTGGTGCTCTACGACGTACGCGGCCACGGGCGCTCGACCGCGCCGCAGCCGCTGCGCGGCGGCTTCACCCTGGAGAAGCTGACCGACGACTTCCTCGCGGTGGCCGATGCGGTCAGCCCGGACCGGCCGGTCCACCTGGTCGGCCACGACTGGGGTTCGGTACAGGGCTGGGAGTTCGCCACGGTGGCCCGTACCGAGGGCAGGATCGCCTCCTTCACCTCGATGTCGGGCCCCTCCCTCGACCACTTCGGGCACTGGATCAAGAAGCGGATGACCCGGCCCACCCCGCGCCGGGCGGCGCAGCTGCTCGGCCAGGGCGCCAAATCCTGGTACGTGTACATGCTGCACACGCCCGTGCTGCCGGAGCTCGCCTGGCGCGGGCCGCTCGGCAAGCGCTGGCCGGCGATCCTCCAGCGGTTGGAGAAGGTACCGGCCGGCTCCTACCCGACGGCCTCGTTGCCTTCGGACGCGGCGCACGGAGCCTGGCTCTACCGCGACAACGTGCGCCCCCGGCTGCGCAGGCCGCGCCCGGACGCGTACGCCCACGTACCGGTGCAGCTGATCACCCCGACCGGGGACGCCTTCCTGTCCGAGCGGCTCTACGACGACCTGGAGACCTGGGCCCCGGATCTGGTGCGCCGCACGCTGCCGGCCAAGCACTGGGTGCCCCGGACCAGGCCCGACCAGCTGGCCGCGTGGATCACCGAGTTCGTCACCGCCCGGGAGGAGCCCGCCACGCGAGCACCGGAGCAGAAGGCTCCGGGGAAGTACTCCGACCGCTTCGGCGGCCAGCTGGTCCTGGTCACCGGTGCGGCCAGCGGCATCGGCCGGGCCACCGCCTTCGCGTTCGCCGAGGCAGGGGCCCGGGTGGTGGCCGTGGACCGGGACGCCGAGGGTGCGGCGCGCACGGCGGACATGGCCCGCCTGGTCGGTGCCCCCGAGGCCTGGGGCGAGTGCGCGGACGTCAGCGACGAGCAGGCCATGGAGAAGCTCGCGGCCAAGGTGGCCGCGGAGTACGGGATCGTGGACGTCCTGGTCAACAACGCGGGGATCGGCCTGTCCGGGGCCTTCCTCGACACCAGCGCCGAGGACTGGAAGAAGGTCCTCGACGTCAATCTGTGGGGCGTCATCCACGGCTGCCGGATCTTCGGAAAGCAGATGGCCGAGCGCGGTCAGGGCGGGCACATCGTCAACACCGCCTCCGCCGCCGCCTACCTGCCCTCCAGGACCCTGCCCGCCTACAGCACCTCCAAGGCCGCGGTGCTGATGCTGTCGGAGTGCCTGCGCGCGGAACTGGCGTCGAAGTCCATCGGCGTCTCCGCCATCTGCCCGGGCATCGTCAACACCAACATCACCTCCACTTCGCGCTTCGCCGGGGTGGACGAGGCCGAGGAGAAGCGCCGTCAGGTACGCTCCTCGCGGCTGTACGGCCTGCGCAACTTCCCGCCGGAGAAGGTCGCCGACGCGATCCTGCGGGCCGTGGTGCGCAACGAGGCCGTGGTGCCGGTGACTCCCGAGTCCAAGGGCGCCCTGTGGATGTCCCGCTTCGCCCCGCGCACCCTGCGGCGCATCGCGAAGGTGGAGCCCAAGCTGTGACAGCGGCCTCGTACGTGATCAGCCCGCGCCGGGTGGCCTTCGACTGGAAGGCGACACCGCTGCACTGGATACCCGGCGAGCCCACCGCCACCCACGTCATCAACGTGCTGCACCTGCTGCTGCCCGCCGGGGAGCGGTGGTTCGTGAAGGTCTTCAAGGAGGGCCTGCCGCTGGTCACCGACCCCGAGCTGCGCAAGGACGTCAAGGGGTTCATGGGCCAGGAGGCCACGCACAGCGTGCAGCACTCCTACGTACTGGACCACCTCGCCGAGCAGCGGCTGCCGACGGAGGCGTACACGAGGCACGTGGACTTCCTCTTCGAGAAGCTGCTCGGGGAGACCCCGCCGTTCGGGGCGCCGATCTCGGCGCAGGAGTGGCTGCGCTTCCGGCTCGCGCTGGTCGCCGCCATCGAGCAGTTCACTGCGGTCCTCGGGGACTGGGTGCTGCGCGCCGAGGGGCTGGACCGGGCCGGTGCGGACGAGATCATGCTGGATCTGCTGCGCTGGCACGGCGCGGAGGAGGTGGAGCACCGCTCCGTCGCCTTCGACATGTACCAGCACTGCGGGGGAGCGGGCCTGCCCCGGTACGCGCGGCGCATCGAGGGGATGGTCGTGGTCGCGCCCGTCCTGGCGTGGCTGTGGGTGTGGGGGGCTTCGTACCTCATGCGCAACGACCCCGAACCGGGCGGCCGGCTGCGCTATTCGCTCCGCGGACACAACCGCGCGGTGGCCAAGGGCCTGCTGCCGACGTGGAGAGAGCTCGGCACGGCCATACCCCGCTACTTCCGGCGGTCGTACCATCCCTCGCAGGAGGGCTCGCTGCGCAGGGCGGTCGAGTACCTTGCGGCGTCACCTGCCGCCCGGGCCGCGGCGGGTGCGGTCGGCCGAGCCGCGATGTCGTAGGGAGCCGGGATTGTCCGAGCAGGCGGTAGCCGAGTACCGGATCGAGGATCTGGCGCACCACAGCGGGGCGACGGTGCGCACGATCCGCGCGTACCAGGACCGGGGTCTGCTGCCGAAGCCGGAGCGGCGGGGCCGCTCCAACGTCTACCGGGACACGCATCTGGCGCGGCTGCGCCAGATCGCGGACCTGCTCGACCGCGGCTACACCCTGGCCTCCATCAAGGAACTGCTGGAGGCCTGGGACGCGGGGCGCGGGCTGGGAGGCGTACTCGGGCTGGTCGCCGAGGTCCACGGGCCCTGGACCGACGAGGAGGCGGCCCGCATAAGCCGGGAGGAGCTGAACGAGCGCTTCGGCGGCAGGCCCGACGACGACGCGGTGGACGAGGCCTGCGAACTGGGTGTGCTGGAGCGGATCGCGGGCCGCCCGGACCAGTTCCTGGTGCCCTCGCCGCAGGAGCTGGCGGTGGCGGCCGAGCTGTACGCGGCCGGGGTGCCGCTGTCGGCGATCACGGGGCACTTGCGGGAGCTGCGCGGGCAGGTGGAGCACATCGCCTCGCGGTTCCTGGAGTTCACCACCGAGCACGTCTTCGCGCGCTACCTCGGGCAGGTGCCTCCGACCGACGCGGACGCGGCGGAGGCGGCGACGATGGTGCGGCGGCTGCGGCCGCTGGCCCAGCAGACCGTGGACGCGGAGCTGGCGCGGGCGATGCGGCTGTTCGCGACCCGGCATCTGCAGCGACACCTGGGGGCGAGCGGGTCACCGCAGCCGTCGGGTCCCTCTCCGGTGGCGCTGCCGGCCGGGACGGTGCGGGCGGTGCAGGACCTCGTCGGCGCCGATCACGTGGCGGAGTTCGTCCGGGCCGCGACGGAGCGGGAGCTCCAGGCCCGGACGATGAACGATCTGGCGCGGCGGGCGGAGCCCGGTCGGTAGTCCACAGGGCGGATCACTCGTTTGCCGTCAAAACCCGCCCAAACGGCTGTGGACAAGTCCCGTTTCCCTGTGGGCAACTGAGGCTGAGAGGTCAGCCGATGGTCTCGTACGCGGCCTTGGTGGGGGTCGTCCCGTCCACCGGCCCGGGCTCGGCCAGGGTCTCCACCGGCACGGGCTTCGCGGACCGGGAGGTTCCGTACAGCAGGCCGGCGAGGGCCAGGCCGAGGATCCCGCCGATCAGCTGCGCCACCACGAAACCGGGGAGGGACTCCGGGGCGATGCCGGTGAAGGAGTCGCTGAAACTGCGCCCGACGGTGCCGGCCGGATTGGCGAAGGAGCCGGAGGAGGTGAACCAGATCGCCGCGGCGATGTACGCGGCGACCGCGGCCGGAATGAGCTTGGGACGCCCGATGCGGCCGAGGCCCTGGATGACGAGGACCAGTCCGGCGGTGGCGACGACCTCGCCGACCAGCAGGTGGCCGCCGTCGCGCACCTGGGTGGCGAAGGTGCCGGGGGTCCGGCCGAACATGGCTTCCGCGAGCACCGCCCCGCCGATCGCTCCGGCCGTCTGGGCAGCGGCGTAGGCCAGTGCCTCCCGGCCGTCGAGCCCTTCCCCGCCGGTGCGCCGGGACCACCAGGCGGTGAGGGTGACCACCGGGTTGAGGTGGGCGCCGGACAGCGGCCCGAAGAGCGTGATGATCAGCCCGAGGCCGATGGCGGAGGCGAGCGAGTTGGCTATGAGGGCGACACCGGTGTCGCGGCTGAGCTCGGCGGC is a genomic window containing:
- a CDS encoding M24 family metallopeptidase; this encodes MAGDDFRGFREVQRLSYECAETVAAQLRPGMTEREAARMQREWLRERGVRDWFHLPFAWFGDRTAFANFRIPLQFFPTNRKLEPGMPFILDMAPVYKGYAADIGYSGSLGLNPVQDRLMSDLQAHRTLILEQVRERRSLREIYENVERLMNRQGYANRHRAYPFGVIAHKIDRVKERRWSPTAFGFGTQSLKGLASDALHGHREGWSPLWSPYHFSDHPPQPGLWAVEPHLGFRGTGAKFEEILVVTDSRDPEESAFWLDDDLPHVRRWAEEKAA
- a CDS encoding ABC transporter ATP-binding protein yields the protein MTVIATESLSKRYPRVTALDRLSLDIGPGVTGLVGANGAGKSTLIKILLGLSPATEGSAAVLGLDVTTHGSAIRERVGYMPEHDCLPPDVSATEFVVHMARMSGLPPTAARERTADTLRHVGLYEERYRPIGGYSTGMKQRVKLAQALVHDPQLVLLDEPTNGLDPVGRDEMLGLIRRVYTDFGISVLVTSHLLGELERTCDHVVVVDGGKLLRSSSTSDFTQITTTLAVEVTDSDAHPDGTAALRKALTEAGIALHAAEEQGLPGAGHILLVEATGEDTYDTVRDTVADLGIGLVRMEQRRHHIAEVFRDNEQPAQPIQQKGAGSDGA
- a CDS encoding aquaporin is translated as MTAHTSLPRRAAAELIGTAGLLVVVVGSGIQAAELSRDTGVALIANSLASAIGLGLIITLFGPLSGAHLNPVVTLTAWWSRRTGGEGLDGREALAYAAAQTAGAIGGAVLAEAMFGRTPGTFATQVRDGGHLLVGEVVATAGLVLVIQGLGRIGRPKLIPAAVAAYIAAAIWFTSSGSFANPAGTVGRSFSDSFTGIAPESLPGFVVAQLIGGILGLALAGLLYGTSRSAKPVPVETLAEPGPVDGTTPTKAAYETIG
- a CDS encoding metal-dependent hydrolase codes for the protein MTAASYVISPRRVAFDWKATPLHWIPGEPTATHVINVLHLLLPAGERWFVKVFKEGLPLVTDPELRKDVKGFMGQEATHSVQHSYVLDHLAEQRLPTEAYTRHVDFLFEKLLGETPPFGAPISAQEWLRFRLALVAAIEQFTAVLGDWVLRAEGLDRAGADEIMLDLLRWHGAEEVEHRSVAFDMYQHCGGAGLPRYARRIEGMVVVAPVLAWLWVWGASYLMRNDPEPGGRLRYSLRGHNRAVAKGLLPTWRELGTAIPRYFRRSYHPSQEGSLRRAVEYLAASPAARAAAGAVGRAAMS
- a CDS encoding SDR family oxidoreductase, producing the protein MSSMNGTGTAGPAGARERWVSTGGVELCVAELGDADQPTVVLVHGYPDSKEVWSEVAERLAARFHVVLYDVRGHGRSTAPQPLRGGFTLEKLTDDFLAVADAVSPDRPVHLVGHDWGSVQGWEFATVARTEGRIASFTSMSGPSLDHFGHWIKKRMTRPTPRRAAQLLGQGAKSWYVYMLHTPVLPELAWRGPLGKRWPAILQRLEKVPAGSYPTASLPSDAAHGAWLYRDNVRPRLRRPRPDAYAHVPVQLITPTGDAFLSERLYDDLETWAPDLVRRTLPAKHWVPRTRPDQLAAWITEFVTAREEPATRAPEQKAPGKYSDRFGGQLVLVTGAASGIGRATAFAFAEAGARVVAVDRDAEGAARTADMARLVGAPEAWGECADVSDEQAMEKLAAKVAAEYGIVDVLVNNAGIGLSGAFLDTSAEDWKKVLDVNLWGVIHGCRIFGKQMAERGQGGHIVNTASAAAYLPSRTLPAYSTSKAAVLMLSECLRAELASKSIGVSAICPGIVNTNITSTSRFAGVDEAEEKRRQVRSSRLYGLRNFPPEKVADAILRAVVRNEAVVPVTPESKGALWMSRFAPRTLRRIAKVEPKL
- a CDS encoding MerR family transcriptional regulator encodes the protein MSEQAVAEYRIEDLAHHSGATVRTIRAYQDRGLLPKPERRGRSNVYRDTHLARLRQIADLLDRGYTLASIKELLEAWDAGRGLGGVLGLVAEVHGPWTDEEAARISREELNERFGGRPDDDAVDEACELGVLERIAGRPDQFLVPSPQELAVAAELYAAGVPLSAITGHLRELRGQVEHIASRFLEFTTEHVFARYLGQVPPTDADAAEAATMVRRLRPLAQQTVDAELARAMRLFATRHLQRHLGASGSPQPSGPSPVALPAGTVRAVQDLVGADHVAEFVRAATERELQARTMNDLARRAEPGR